One segment of Arenicella xantha DNA contains the following:
- a CDS encoding filamentous hemagglutinin N-terminal domain-containing protein, with translation MNTIKQKLFTKGLASMYQTSFSHGCFRLKTTVLATLLVASSGIAQANPQGADVVAGSASFESIGNQLNVTNSDGAIIDWQSFSISQDEITRFMQSSASSAVLNRVVGGSMSEILGSLESNGQVFLINPAGLLVGDGAVIDTAGFVGSTLGLSNDSFSSGDLSFSGGDGVLVNQGLVHVTSGGAILLVSKSIENSGILQTDGGDIMLAAGQSVSLSFADLQNVEFKVQAPQDSVLNLGQIIASGGDLSIAAGRITNQGDLSLVESADGRIFLQAADQLTISGDVTAPAGDIHLEGRQVEILGADISSAPIDDSQEAGDISLLGDNVGVYTGSSIDASANSGGGTILIGGEQQGRGTTRTSQFVYLGEDAVVAANGDTQGDGGTIILFAEDSARVNGQLSARGGTEAGDGGFIETSGLLGLEVNTVPNAGADFGRAGTWLIDPIDLRITYDEPEDGVDNSTPGTFTAITSGAQISPETIGTALDESDVVIDTGSTGNEDGNITIDEFLFSYSGNTLTLNAANNIIVNQDIDFGDEGGPLGGLVFNSDFDNDGSGSTLVDSSFSEGVSVEIRAATLEFNGGGLTVQDGADPYTLSANSITFDGGLRIDNAFLFLNAPQASIDALTINGGIDNGGGIAGEFGGTGNYEIGTLTITSPAPNAFTGVLLDSGTFTVTDGGEINIAQGGGQEQGPGISGPALQIDADLIVQGDVDVTGADGEIIVGYDGFAMPGNEGPGSLVIGSNGRLNILDPILINSSQVIVNNGVLDVSAPEGVVAISGQLQNDGLLNIGNGAILEVAALPMESTAYTTNAGELHFDQGLLSLLGDGPIDVTFGNGSSVTGTGDILTMGEVFVDFGATFAPGNSPGAIFIPGDATFYDGSILNFELAGPNPGDFDTLDIGGNLVLGGTGSQAPANPGVVLNIINLDGYDPNPNTPHPVLGVGGTLTQNSPFIQTANGFDTLDVQFVNNILDVVVSVTPPPTPTPTPTPTPTPTPTPTPTPTPTPTPTPTPTPTPTPEPAPEPTPEPAPEPTPEPAPEPTPEPVASPEDVINDVLVISDEVVSVVEPVDGEEEDLEIKHYENRCR, from the coding sequence GTGAATACCATAAAGCAAAAATTATTTACCAAGGGGTTGGCTAGTATGTATCAGACAAGTTTTTCTCACGGGTGCTTCAGGCTAAAAACCACAGTACTTGCTACGTTGCTGGTTGCTTCCAGTGGAATCGCACAAGCTAACCCGCAAGGTGCCGACGTGGTGGCCGGAAGCGCAAGTTTCGAGTCTATTGGAAATCAGCTTAACGTTACCAATAGTGATGGTGCGATTATTGATTGGCAAAGTTTTTCGATAAGCCAAGATGAGATTACGCGTTTTATGCAAAGCTCGGCGTCCTCTGCGGTACTTAATCGTGTGGTTGGCGGCTCGATGAGCGAAATCTTGGGAAGCTTAGAAAGTAACGGACAGGTGTTCTTAATCAATCCGGCTGGTTTGTTGGTTGGCGATGGCGCGGTTATTGATACTGCCGGCTTCGTTGGCTCGACTCTAGGGCTTTCTAATGACTCTTTTAGCTCGGGAGATTTGTCTTTCTCTGGTGGCGACGGTGTATTAGTGAATCAAGGGTTGGTGCACGTAACATCGGGTGGTGCCATATTGCTAGTGTCGAAGTCGATTGAAAATAGCGGTATTTTGCAAACCGATGGCGGTGACATTATGTTGGCTGCGGGTCAGTCAGTGTCTCTGAGTTTTGCCGATCTGCAGAATGTTGAATTTAAAGTGCAGGCGCCACAAGACTCGGTACTAAATTTAGGGCAGATTATTGCTAGTGGTGGTGATTTATCCATTGCCGCGGGGCGAATTACTAATCAGGGCGATCTGAGTCTGGTGGAAAGTGCTGATGGTCGTATCTTTTTACAAGCTGCGGATCAACTAACCATCAGCGGAGATGTAACGGCTCCAGCCGGTGATATTCACCTAGAGGGTCGTCAAGTTGAAATTCTGGGAGCGGACATCAGTTCTGCACCTATTGATGATAGCCAAGAAGCGGGCGATATTTCGCTGCTTGGTGATAACGTTGGAGTTTACACTGGGTCTAGCATTGATGCTTCGGCAAACTCTGGCGGCGGTACAATTTTAATTGGTGGCGAACAGCAAGGGCGGGGCACAACCCGTACGAGCCAGTTTGTATATCTTGGTGAAGATGCGGTGGTTGCGGCTAATGGCGACACTCAGGGTGACGGTGGTACCATCATTCTGTTTGCAGAAGACAGTGCCAGAGTGAACGGGCAATTGAGCGCGCGCGGCGGCACCGAAGCCGGAGACGGTGGGTTTATTGAAACATCAGGGTTACTAGGGCTTGAGGTTAATACTGTTCCGAACGCTGGTGCAGATTTCGGCCGGGCCGGTACTTGGTTGATCGACCCGATTGATTTAAGAATAACTTACGACGAGCCTGAGGATGGAGTCGATAATTCGACTCCTGGAACCTTTACAGCGATTACCTCTGGAGCGCAGATATCTCCTGAGACTATTGGCACCGCGCTTGATGAATCCGACGTTGTGATTGATACCGGCAGCACCGGTAACGAAGATGGCAATATTACGATCGACGAGTTTTTATTTTCATATTCAGGTAATACGTTAACGCTCAATGCGGCGAATAACATCATAGTCAATCAAGATATCGACTTTGGTGATGAAGGTGGGCCATTGGGAGGCTTAGTATTTAATTCCGATTTTGATAATGATGGATCAGGCTCTACGCTTGTCGACAGCAGTTTTTCAGAGGGAGTGTCCGTGGAAATACGAGCCGCGACTTTGGAGTTCAATGGTGGCGGCCTGACTGTACAGGATGGCGCGGACCCGTATACTCTTTCGGCTAACTCAATCACGTTTGACGGTGGACTACGCATCGATAATGCCTTTTTGTTCTTGAACGCACCTCAGGCCTCAATTGATGCGTTGACTATAAACGGGGGCATTGACAACGGTGGTGGTATCGCGGGTGAGTTCGGAGGTACCGGTAATTACGAAATTGGCACTTTAACGATCACCTCACCTGCACCGAACGCGTTTACCGGTGTCCTGTTAGATTCGGGTACATTTACCGTGACCGATGGCGGTGAGATCAACATAGCTCAAGGCGGCGGTCAAGAACAAGGCCCTGGTATATCTGGGCCCGCTCTGCAAATTGATGCGGATTTGATTGTACAGGGCGATGTGGACGTGACTGGCGCCGACGGTGAGATAATAGTCGGTTATGACGGTTTTGCCATGCCTGGAAATGAAGGCCCGGGCTCGTTGGTAATTGGTTCTAACGGACGTTTGAATATTCTTGATCCGATTTTGATCAACAGTAGCCAAGTTATTGTTAATAATGGGGTTTTGGATGTTTCTGCGCCGGAAGGTGTGGTAGCCATAAGTGGCCAGTTGCAAAATGACGGCCTGCTTAATATTGGTAACGGGGCGATCCTAGAGGTAGCAGCACTCCCGATGGAATCAACAGCGTACACTACTAATGCTGGAGAGCTGCATTTTGACCAAGGACTTTTGAGCTTGTTGGGTGACGGGCCTATTGATGTGACCTTTGGTAACGGTTCATCAGTCACTGGCACTGGCGATATTTTAACGATGGGCGAAGTGTTTGTTGATTTTGGCGCGACCTTTGCACCGGGTAATTCACCAGGTGCGATATTTATTCCAGGCGATGCGACCTTCTATGATGGTTCTATTCTGAATTTTGAGTTAGCTGGTCCGAATCCTGGCGATTTTGATACGCTCGATATTGGCGGAAATTTGGTGTTGGGTGGCACGGGCTCGCAAGCTCCTGCCAACCCTGGTGTGGTTTTGAATATTATAAATTTGGATGGCTATGATCCAAACCCGAATACACCGCATCCGGTATTGGGTGTGGGCGGGACGCTTACTCAAAATAGCCCGTTTATTCAGACTGCCAATGGGTTTGATACGCTAGATGTGCAATTTGTTAATAATATCTTGGATGTGGTCGTGAGTGTTACGCCACCGCCGACACCAACGCCGACACCGACACCGACACCAACGCCAACGCCAACGCCAACGCCAACGCCAACGCCAACGCCAACGCCAACGCCAACGCCAACGCCAACGCCAACGCCAGAACCGGCTCCTGAGCCAACACCAGAACCGGCTCCTGAGCCAACACCAGAACCGGCTCCTGAGCCAACGCCAGAACCCGTTGCATCTCCGGAGGACGTAATCAATG
- a CDS encoding FecR family protein → MKYLIQTLVALLVLVTASDSVFASTGTVILAKGVVTATGADKVDRVLAKGGAVAEGDMVSTAQKSFAVIRMMDNTKLTLKPGTTIAIGKFSTEEGKEEGCINLVKGGLRTVTGLIGKRKPDAFQVDTPIASIGIRGTDFITRICAGDECLVDEQELGYTIGSDDDFAGRKAVADSINELLPEGLYGSCATGAIAISQCAGQVADFELGKCRFSQPVDCVDVQLKAGNAGYAGMPVLQASATPDMPGVTQKRVSALPSVPLIMERDPYFALSDLSDAELDQIDRFPQSFAPQGQCSVYGG, encoded by the coding sequence ATGAAATATTTAATTCAAACACTCGTAGCATTGCTAGTTTTAGTGACGGCGAGTGATAGCGTATTTGCAAGCACCGGCACGGTGATTCTAGCGAAAGGTGTGGTAACCGCAACGGGTGCCGATAAGGTAGACCGTGTGTTGGCTAAGGGTGGCGCAGTGGCTGAGGGCGATATGGTCAGCACGGCACAGAAAAGCTTCGCGGTTATCCGAATGATGGATAACACCAAGTTGACTCTGAAGCCTGGTACCACTATCGCGATTGGTAAGTTTAGTACCGAAGAGGGTAAAGAAGAAGGGTGTATCAATCTAGTCAAAGGTGGGTTGAGAACCGTTACAGGATTGATTGGTAAACGCAAGCCAGACGCGTTTCAAGTTGATACACCGATTGCCTCGATTGGCATTCGGGGTACGGACTTTATAACACGCATCTGTGCCGGCGATGAGTGCTTGGTTGATGAGCAAGAGCTTGGCTACACCATCGGTAGTGACGATGACTTTGCTGGGCGTAAAGCGGTGGCTGATTCAATTAATGAATTATTGCCAGAAGGTCTCTATGGCAGTTGTGCTACGGGAGCGATCGCCATTAGTCAGTGTGCTGGTCAGGTAGCGGATTTCGAACTCGGAAAGTGTCGCTTTAGCCAGCCAGTAGATTGTGTTGACGTGCAGTTAAAAGCCGGCAATGCGGGTTATGCAGGGATGCCTGTGTTGCAGGCTAGTGCAACACCGGATATGCCGGGCGTTACGCAGAAGAGGGTCAGTGCACTACCAAGTGTACCGCTGATTATGGAGCGCGATCCCTATTTCGCGCTATCAGATTTGAGTGATGCGGAATTAGATCAGATCGATCGTTTTCCACAGAGCTTTGCGCCGCAAGGCCAGTGCTCAGTGTACGGAGGGTAG